From the genome of Vitis riparia cultivar Riparia Gloire de Montpellier isolate 1030 chromosome 2, EGFV_Vit.rip_1.0, whole genome shotgun sequence:
ACCTCATCCTAAACATTGGAATAATTTGGTGAATTACTATGTTGGGCAATCTTAATTTCTATCAAGTCCAATTGcaacaaataattattaagGTCAACAAGTTGACTTCGTCAACCTACATGAACTAGGCATAAAAGTTTATGGGTTAGTTATTACCATCAAAGTAGTTGACTTTTGTGTGacaaaattataagaaatgatgaaaaaaatagagaaagctACAAGTCAACTTATCCTAACCAGGCCAATAATTTAGACACCATATATATACTGCCTATTTATGAAAGTTTATTGAAAAGATGGTTGCATTTATGGTATGCCATGGAAAGTTTGCCAGACCAGAAATATGCCATAGAATACCTTTATTTGGATGTTAAGGTCTTGTTTGGATTAACTAACAAATGGAAATctcttttcaaattaaaaaagagttttGGATTTAATAAAGAGTTTAACATGAAAATTATGAtatgtttattatatatataaaaaaaatcctttaaacTTAGAAATATTTATGTCAAAGTGTCAAAACATTTCCCACTTTGAAAAAGTATTTTCATATGTATGAAAttgcttttaatttattttgaaaatcaaaagatttttaaatatatatatatatatatattttaacctAATaacgtttttttttaaataactaccAAATGGGTTCTAAATAAATTTAGGCATGaaggaatataaataaaattaacatataaaaataataggaTTGTAGCTACTTAAATGGAAGATGGGTAGAaattagggttatttgattaaaaggtaATTGCAaactcaaatttgaaaatctaatcccttattattttttggtctcattttaacaaaaatacccttattattattattattattataaaaatagtcatttctttttaaaacatattgtaaatacttgaaataattaagggtatttatgtaaaaaattgattactcttcaaacaaaaacatGGAAAGGAATTTCATTTCTTTGAACCAATTATTTCTAGAAATTAATATGAACAtaccatttttattccaaagtTTGGGTATCTCAACTTCATTGGAGCATAGGAGATTAATCTTTTAGTAGAGGTTTGGGTTGTTGTCCAGTCCATTTCAATTTAGTACTTAATAATTTGGTCTAATGCCACCTTACTCATTACCAATGCACTATGCCCCATTCTGATAGCTGATTTTTCCAAACTTGAATCTGACATCCATCATTAATAAAAGTTTTCtttatattagaaataaaaaaaaaagttcttctTTCTCATCAAGACACTATTTCTGTCAGTTTTTAATTTCAACTTTTGTACTTTCcccattaaatttattaaaagactTTTTTcacttgaaaaattaatttaatataaaaatataaaatatgaaactatttataaaaatttattttaacttctacaataaatatttttagtaaatatttttataatatttatattgtactttaaaatttatcatttagagtttgtttgaatactactttcaaaaacaattttctactcttaaaaaaggaaaacaagaaaataggTTTGACTAccataaatctattttttgtaAAGAGCTTTGagagaacattttttaattattttttaagaatcattttaaaaattaattatagattaaaaataaaagattagatacaaaaattatttttaaaaatattaaaaatatttcaaaacacaCTTTTATTGTATAAAACATTATCGAACAGGGTATTAAGTTCTAATTCTACTTCTAATTTaagccaagaaaataaaaaaattattataaaccaGCCTTAAAATTCTCTCTTAGtatataattttcattacattctaacaaatttaattatacatttttacAAATTCAATGCCATGAAtatatgaaatcattttttttttaaaaaaagaaaaaagaaaaaaaagaaagaatggaGCCACTTTGGGTGTGAGGATAAAGTATTATGTCTAAAGTAGGCTTAATTTCCTTAAGGACTAAGCCTACTTTGAACTTTTGAAATTAACTTTAATCCTTCACTTTTCAGCTTGTAGTGACACATAAATGATGCAACCACCTCTTGTACGGCATTGTCCTAATCCTAGAGACAACACTGCATCACTCTGATTAAGACTTCACTTCCCCACTGATGCAATATTGTTTTGGATCACcaactttcctttatttttttatttttattttcacccTTATTGCTTGACTATTGGGTCACTTTACTATACAAATTTCTTGTATATACCATGTAAAGGGCTTTGAATTGATTATATAAAGCTACTTACTATAAGCCAAgattccataatttttatttattttattttatttttatggatagTGGATGTGGATAAAAATAGTAGGTGGGGGAGTTATGATAAGGCTCCATGATTGAATAGTTAAATGGGGTGTCTTGATGGGATTGGATTGGTTGATTTAATAAGATTCCTTAAGGAAGCAGCCACTAGGAATGTGACACCGAGAGGGAAAGAgcccttaatattttttatttattttttattctcaaattgAATTTGATGGGAAGTTTTAAAAGCCAAGTTGAGACtgcatttaaattaatttctaaaattcttacattcattgaattttgaactataaaaaggattaaaaaaaaaatctgccaCAAATTTAGGGCTAATTTGATcgtattttttattctttaattttaaaacaatttttaaaaacaagtttcagaaAACGTGTTCAAAtcatgttttcattttgttttaaaaactaataaaaataatttttacttattccttatttattttatttttaaaaactgtttaaaaaaacaattaaactgtattatgaatttttaaaataattttctatttttaaaaataaaaaattatttttaaatcacataacCAAACAAacacttaatatatatatttttaatcttctactaaaattatctttcaaatatataatttaaaaaaataccatttttatttatttttatagaaaagatCACATACTCGTTGTAGATTTTGCACATGGGCAGAGAATCTCCTTATGGTATACTTTTACCATTTTATTGaatgataataatagaaaaaaaatcttatagaAATAGTAAAAAAGTAATTGAATGTCAAAaggtagagaagaaaaaataaacaataggGGAGTGAGTATTATGGTTTACCAACTTGAGGAGTAAGTGGGTCAACTCAGCATGTGCTAATTGAGTGTGTGGCCCACACATTCTCCAAATGAGCAATTTGTGACAACCACGTCGCTGTTAAATCTTCCgcattaaatttctattttcggTTATATTATATGCTTTTGGTGACATTCCATTATTTATATACTAACCTTGATCCATACTCATAATTGGGTCTATTTTCAGTAATCTAttcctttatttcatttttggtcTCAATAAAGTCGTATGCCCACTTGCCTCAACAATTCACTTCTTGTACTTGTGCCTTTGGGAATGTAAATCTAGTAATCTACTCTTTATTGGTCTTGTTGGAAGCTGAAGCTGAAGCTGGAAGCTGGAAGCTGGAAGCCTTTGTGTGTGGCAGCATCCGACGGTCAGGAGTCGATCCATCATGTGGGAGAATCTCTTTCGCCCTGCTTTTGGTAAGGGGTCCAAGAAAAGGACAGATTGTACCCCAAACATACCCGGGGAAGAGGCAGGGGCAGTTCCGTGATTTCGCCCGAAGTTTCCAGAAAGGGAATGGTATTGGTATCCGCAGTCGCGGCTCATTAAAAGCTAAGCAACGCCTGCAACCGATGTGGGACAAGTGGAGGGTGGAGTCGCCTGAAAGTACGGGAGCGCCCTTGATATGGACGACCCTGGGGTGAAGTCAACGGGAAGCGGAGAAGCTAATCGGAAGGGTTGAGTAAAGGGTCATTCATTGGCAATGGCAgttacttaaaatataaaaaaggaatCTTTTGTCATTTGGTGCTCACTGTCCAAACCCACAAggtttctttccattttccgCCAACAATGCGAAGGAAGGGAGAAAATTGAGCCGACACCAAGTCGACTGGAGCCGCCGAGCCAGCATTACAATAAACttgaggaaaaaagaagaagaagaaaaccaaCCAACAAAAGAGCTAGAAAAAGGAGAGAAGAAATGGAAATAGCTAAATAGGCACACATTTCTGATTTTTTGTCTTCAAAGCTTCGTTTTCGCTGACTGTTGAAAGCTAATGATTAGACCAACCTCCGCGTAACAAAAGCTAAAAAGAGGAGCGGCCAATgggaggaagagagagaagtgggAGTTACTGGCAACCGGGAAGCAGGGTGGCGTGACTGAGCGTAGTGGTTCTCGTGAAAGCCAAAAGCTGGCCGGTCATATTGGGCGTGAAACCTGATGTAACCGCCAGCTATTTCCGTTCTGGCAGTTTTGCCCATTTCCCGCGGTACGCACACAGTAAAAAATACCAACCCCCCAAAACTGCTGTACTTTTCTGCTGCCACGTGTACTTCCCTCCTCTGCCATTGGTCCACGTTTCGCCTTCACGCCCACCCCGTCCCTGCCCGCCTGTCTTTTTAGGAACCTCGCCTGCATTACGGAAGTGTTCTTTTGGTGCGTCCCGATCAAAAAATCCCAAACTTGCCCTCACCCTCTTCTCTCCAAAACGCAACCAACCGGGGACGTTGCTGTCTTTTCAACCATAAACCTAACTAACCGGAAGGTAGGTGAAACATAATCCAGTCCCACTCAGCACTTGGAGCGTCCACGCACACGCACCTGAAGATTCTGTTCTGACCGTTGAAAGTTAGACAGCACGGGATACACGGTTGGATCTGTTTGGACCACGGAGAATTCCATCAACGCGCGTGACTCCTGATAACTCCTCGATTTTAGCCAGTTTCACATCTCTGACCAGAACAGCGCTTCGAGAACACCGTCTCACGAATTGTCGAAAACGCGCTCCGAAAGCAGAGCGCCAGCGCTTTTTTACGGAGTTCCGCGGGGGCATTTTCGGGATGACAATGTTGCGAAAAACAAACAGGATGCCGGGGTAAAACGCGTTTTTGGCCGGCAAAGCGTTTGGTTGAACCACCTAACAACAACcactttcttttccttcacaCTTCTTacctttaataattttcaaataatattaaaaaatttatttaaataaaaattaacaaccCGTTGTTTTTCCATTAAAgcattaataatataaattaatatttatttatttttgagtataaaactataaatcatcctctctttcctctttttccGTTTTCAAAGCCTTCTTTCTCTATTCCATCTACTGTTCCTCTcccctttttctctctcttattCGCCCGGAAAACCTCCCTTTCTAGCCGGGAAACCGCTTTTATCTCCGGCGGCGAGGCTGCTAACTCGCCGGAAAATTCTGCGCTTCTCTCATTGTCTTCTTTTCTGGATTTTTTTGGCCGGGTTCGTGGCTCGGTCCAGGAAGCCTTCGGATCTCTGAGTCTGACTCGGTTCTTTCGCGCTCGTGGTGGTTGGCGAGAATGTGGCGGACCTGGTTGTCGGCAAAGGTTCGTTGTTGATTGTTCGTGACGGAGATCGTGAACTAGGGTTTGGTTTTCCTGATTTTCGTTTcggttttttcttgttttggtgAAAGAGAGAAGACGGAGCCGTCCAGAGGAGGATTTCGGAATGAGATGGTATGTGATTGGGGCTTTTGGATTTTTTCTCtcccattattattttattcttgtgataatttatttttatttaatgtttgatACATTTTTTCTTCATCTCGCTTGTTCAGATCTGAGACATTGTTTGAGTGCTTAATAATTTTCTCCATATTTTCgttggtttgtttttttgattgtTTTGGCtcactttttaaatataattttttttaataaaaattttttgtAACAGCTCTCATCagattaatttattcttattttgatttagaAATATATGGAGTTTATATTCTGAAGATTACAATGCGATCACCatgtttctttctctctctctctctctttttcaataattattattattattttttttgatttttatttttaattttgaagtttGTTGTTTAAATTATAGATGGTAAGCATTTCCttaggaaaaatggaaggaaggGATAATACccctccttttttctttctttcttcattttgacAAATGTTCCATTCAAAACAGCAACAATTCAACTTGGAAACAGGGGAAGCCCATTTGATAACTGTATTGTCCTGGTGCATCAGAGGTTGGTTTGACCGGGcttttctttgaatttatctggataattttgagaatttggaaTGAAGAATATGTGGACTGTGATATGGGTGTTTTGGGCTTATTATTGGATGTGAATCCAATTGACTTGGATTACAGTGATGTGTCTGTGGTTGATATGATGATGATTACATGCGGTTTAGgcaattttcttgaaatttgaaGTCTGGATTTAAATTCAGGAAGGAAGATGTATGGGTATGGGTACGGTTTACCCAAGATTGACTGGGTCATGTTAGTTGATTTTGATGTATTGGAGATTCTGAAAATCctaattcttcaatttattttgatatgtCAGAAATTCTGAAAATGCTAATTCTTCAGTCTAATgtttaattcataattcaaTGCAACTGACATCAAAAGGAGAGTGATGTTACTGCCATTAGCCATGAGAAGGATATTATGTCTTAGAGTGCGCTGTTGCATCAGATGGTTgtttgaatgaatgaatgaagtTAATCCCATCTAAAGGAGATTGAGATCATTGTGATGGTTGTTTGAATGCAGTTTCTTTGCAAATGAATTTAATGTAGGATAAGGAATCGTTTATTTGTCTTTGGATTTGGTGCCTTGGACAACCATGTTTCTCTTCTGCTCCAATGCCTTACAGATGTTTTGGAATCACTAGGGTTCTAGTTGAAAGATCTGCAGATAAGATGACCTGTCCTTCATCTTGAACCAACAGATTTCTAGTGGATTAATGCATAACATCTTGGTGTGGTGACAGTTACGGAGTTTATCTGGGGAACAACTTACTGCTATAATGTGTCTGGAAAATGATGCTGATGCTTCACATTAAATATTGATCGCTTCTTAAGTTCGTTTGCCAGTCTGATTCACAACCCATGCTAATTAATCAAGAAATCTCTCTTCTTTTAAGAAGCTTCAATGGCAAAGTCATACATCTATTAATACTTGCTGGAGAAATGACTTTGAAATGAGCATTTTATTCTCTACCACTGGCCTTGTCGTATCATGATATGCAGCTGTGCCTGATTGGGGAGGTGGCATGGGTTGAACTAGGGTGAAGCTCTTTCACCTCAGTATATTTGTAAGATTGTTGAATGTTGAATGGTGATATCCTTCCTCCAGATCAGTGTTTAGGTGGATGGTTGGATGCATTTCCCGGTTATGAAACTTAACATATCTTATCCCTTGAAAAAAATCTTGATTGTGGATGGTGGTTATAAAGCACTGATCCTTCTGGGAACTTGGAAACTTAAGTATCAAATCTATTCTATTGTCAGGCACTTAATATATGGGATCGGAtgattgtttaattttttatgtagtCTGAGTTTAAACCACTAGTACTGCAATAAGTCAGAAGACAAAAAGAATGATATGTGTATTTAGAGACACATGATACCAAAAAATAATACTGTGATAAGAATGTATTGTTGATTAAGACAACATGTGATATGAAATTTTAACTACAGTTGCCTACTCTCTGTTTAGATAAGTATTATTGTTCTTCACACTGATAACTTGAGAATGTTGAACAGAATGTTGTAGCCTTATATATGGATCAGGTCATCTTTTCCATTAGACATCAGctaactttttttcctttttgttgctTCAATTTTTTAACAGGTGGAAGGAAGGGTTTGTTTGTCTAGAGAGGCTAAAAATGGGTTAGAATTTCTGAGGCACAAACGGCTTCAGCGAATGAAATCAAGAACTGCCGATCAGACTGTAAGTGTCAGTAACATGATGACTAGAAGTGGAGGAGATGCTTTAAGACCTTCATCATCATGTGGTGTGAGATTACATGGTAATACAGATTCATTTTATAGATCCAGTGGTGCTCTAAATGAGAAGGATGCCTTTTCAAAGCGTAAGGTGGATAAGTTTGATACAACTGATCTAGAATGGATTGATAAAATTCCAGAATGCCCTGTTTACCGTCCAACAAAGGAGGATTTTGAGGACCCACTGGTTTATTTGCATAAGATAGCTCCAGAAGCTTCAAAATATGGTAATGTCTTCAACTGCATTGCATTGAATTATGGTTCTGGTAGGATTTCATGACCATTGTTTTGCATTGTTAAaaatgtatgtatgtatgtatgtatgtatgtatgtttatatgtatgtatgtttaTATGTCTGTATGCATATAGTCTTTATGGTTGCTCCAatttatcttcttcatttctgaAGATCTTAACTTTGGTGGTTTGATGGCCTTCTAATCACTTGAATTGAGTTTGCACTAACTTCTCTCCTTGTTCTACTCTATCAACTTTCAGGTATATGCAAAATTATTTCCCCTTTGAGTGCTTCTGTACCTGCTGGGGTTGTATTGATGAAGGAGAAAATGGGTTTCAAGTTTACAACAAGAGTACAACCTCTTCGTCTTGCTGAGTGGGATAGTGATGACAAAGTCACCTTTTTCATGAGTGGAAGGTTCGTTTCTTATTAAGTGGAAAtgtaaattttttacttaattattcTTCTGTATTTGAATGTGAACATGATTTTTCAGAAATTATACATTTCGTGATTTCGAGAAAATGGCGAACAAGGTTTTTGCTCGTAGATATTGTAGTGCTGGATGTCTTCCTTCCTCGTACTTGGAAAAAGAATTTTGGCATGAAATAGCTTGTGGAAAGACAGAAACAGTTGAATATGCATGTGATGTTGATGGTAGTGCCTTTTCATCTTCCCCCAATGATCAGCTCGGAAAAAGCAAATGGAATTTAAAGGTGTTGATTCACTATTTTTACTCTGCTTTCTAGAGGTTCTTTTCCTTAATTCAAACGTCAGAGATGGTGGCATATAACCCTTTCTAGCACTTTTTAGTGGTGATACAACACTATAACCATCTGAGTAGCTTTTGAATTCAAGACAAGGAGAGACATAGAATGATATTATAACTGCATGCCCTAGATTGGCAATACTGACCTCCGGCAATGAACCAAAGGGCTCATGTTCAAGCCTCCCCAGTATTTAAGTGGTGTATGGTAGAGGGGTGAGCCTTTATTAGTTGGATTTGCTTTACCCACAGTTGGGATAAATTCCTAGCTGTCATTGTAGGGATGAGAAAATTCTTAGGAAAGGAAATACAGATAACCATGATTCTCTGACTTAGAGGACATTTTATTTATGTGTTATTTTTTCAGCATTTTATCATCTTTTGCTGTGCCTTTTGGAAGTAGCATGCTATTCCTggtttttacaattatttactTTGTCCCCGAATATGATATCCTTGTTGATTTTACAACATTTGTCCTTGGCATGCTTGATTTATGTTTAGTGTTTAAAGCTGCTCTTAATACAAaaacttctttctttctttctttctttctttcttcaacctgtttgtttttgtcttttaaaTTTACCCTTCTGTTTTTTACTAGATGCATAGATGCATTCTGGAATAAAGTTATTACCATTATTTGGAATTAGTTTCATGATATTCTTGAACTTTTCTCATCTGTCCTGTTCTCCTCTTGTGGTTTCAGAAACTTTCCCGGCTGCCCAAGTCTATTTTACGTCTTCTAGAATCTGAAATTCCGGTACTGGGACAATATTTCTTTAGTTgaattgtgattttattttattttttattttgtgctCTTTCTGACTTACATTGGGTTTATTTCAGGGAGTAACTGATCCCATGCTTTACATTGGAATGCTATTTAGTATGTTTGCTTGGCATGTGGAGGATCATTACTTGTATAGGTATATGTTAGACTAATTTGAGTTCTGTTCATTCTAATGATATTTGTTGTTCATATGCTCAAATGTTTACCTTTTTACTCTCTTTGCTTGCAGTATCAATTATCATCACTGTGGGGCATCGAAGACTTGGTATGGCATTCCAGGTCATGCGGCTTTGGAATTTGAAAAGGTGGTTAGGGAACATGTGTATACACGTGATATTCTATCAGCTGATGGAGAGGATGGAGCTTTTGATGTGCTTTTGGGCAAAACTACTTTGTTTCCTCCAAATATTTTGTTAGAACATGATGTTCCTGTCTACAAGGCTGTGCAAAAGCCAGGGGAATTTGTAATCACCTTTCCTAGAGCATATCATGCTGGATTCAGTCATGGTaagttatttctttttgttttgtccTACAGGTTGGAAGCAAATGAAATATTGTCAATCAGATCTGCCATTGATTACTTTTATGCGTATTCTTATTTTGCATTATTACTGTATCAGAATTGTATAAATtctaattgtttgtttttaaaaattttaggtttCAATTGTGGTGAGGCAGTAAACTTTGCGATTGGTGATTGGTTCCCACTAGGGGCAGTTGCGAGCCGACGATATGCACTTCTTAACAGGATGCCTCTCCTTCCTCATGAGGAACTCCTGTGCAAAGAAGCAATGCTTCTCTATACGAGTTTAGAACTTGAAGACCCAGATTATTCATCTACTGACTTGGCATCTCAACATTCCATGAAGCTTTCTTTTGTGAATCTGATGCGGTTCCAGCACAATGCTCGCTGGGCTTTAATGAAATCAAGGGCATGTACAGCAATATTTCCAAATTCTGGTGGAACTGTTCTCTGCAGCCTATGCAAACGTGACTGCTATGTTGCATATCTTAACTGCAACTGTTACTTGCATCCTGTGTGCCTTCGCCATGGTATAATCCAATTTCTAGCTTTAAGATGATGTTggtcttttcttttcccttttgtttgGTGGATCTTTTATGTCACTTCCATTCTTTCTTATATTCTTGATTTCTGAATCCAGATGTTAACTCGCTTAAGTTACCATGTGGGAGCAATCATAATCATACCCTCTCTTTGAGGGAAGACATTTCAGAAATGGAAGCTGCAGCTAAGAGGTTTGAGCAGGAGGAAGAAATATTTCAGGAGATTCTACATGCTAAAAGTGATGATGACATATCTCCTCTGTCAGATATGTTCTTAATTTCTGAAGAGGATGGATACTATCCTTATTGTGAGATAGACTTTGGACTGGTCCCTGGGATTCCAGTAGCTACCCAGGATGAGTCACCGGAGCTAGAGCAGACTGCTCCTAGCCAGCCTCCTTTCAACAGTGGGAGAGAATATTTTAGAACTGAAATGTCAGATGCTTCCCTTTCTTGTGCTGCATCAACTCTTTGCTCTTTTCTAAAACCAGTTGAGAGCTCTTCCATACCCAGGAATGTAAGATTTAGCTCTCTGAGTTCCATATGTTGTTTATCCcctgttttattgttttattctcTGGCATTACTTAAGTTTTTCTGCACTAAGAGTCTTGAAGTAGATCAACTGTACTTCAAATTTGTAGTCAACTGATGTACAACttttgatttctatattttccCAACCAGGTACAGGGGGATGCTAAGTTTAACTTAGGAGATCATGTTTCTAGAAAGTTTTCTGAAGATATATCCCAAAATATACATGAATCTTGTCTATCCTCTCTATCATGTGATGAATGCTTGAGTAcccatcaaaattttcatggatCAGAGGTTAAGCCTATCGTAGATCAA
Proteins encoded in this window:
- the LOC117933118 gene encoding lysine-specific demethylase JMJ706-like isoform X2, with the protein product MVEGRVCLSREAKNGLEFLRHKRLQRMKSRTADQTVSVSNMMTRSGGDALRPSSSCGVRLHGNTDSFYRSSGALNEKDAFSKRKVDKFDTTDLEWIDKIPECPVYRPTKEDFEDPLVYLHKIAPEASKYGICKIISPLSASVPAGVVLMKEKMGFKFTTRVQPLRLAEWDSDDKVTFFMSGRNYTFRDFEKMANKVFARRYCSAGCLPSSYLEKEFWHEIACGKTETVEYACDVDGSAFSSSPNDQLGKSKWNLKKLSRLPKSILRLLESEIPGVTDPMLYIGMLFSMFAWHVEDHYLYSINYHHCGASKTWYGIPGHAALEFEKVVREHVYTRDILSADGEDGAFDVLLGKTTLFPPNILLEHDVPVYKAVQKPGEFVITFPRAYHAGFSHGFNCGEAVNFAIGDWFPLGAVASRRYALLNRMPLLPHEELLCKEAMLLYTSLELEDPDYSSTDLASQHSMKLSFVNLMRFQHNARWALMKSRACTAIFPNSGGTVLCSLCKRDCYVAYLNCNCYLHPVCLRHDVNSLKLPCGSNHNHTLSLREDISEMEAAAKRFEQEEEIFQEILHAKSDDDISPLSDMFLISEEDGYYPYCEIDFGLVPGIPVATQDESPELEQTAPSQPPFNSGREYFRTEMSDASLSCAASTLCSFLKPVESSSIPRNGDAKFNLGDHVSRKFSEDISQNIHESCLSSLSCDECLSTHQNFHGSEVKPIVDQDSDDSDSEIFRVKRRSSVKVEKRNANDASSVKHFDHQGLKRLKKLQPQGRCGQLPLSECSMTTEQNRSFSSSSHHSKRSTDNVPRDRFSAGTTMPISIKFKKMANEEAMSRQREHHRKDRFHDLGKTMREPPSIEIGPKRLKVRGPSFLGWESRLD
- the LOC117933118 gene encoding lysine-specific demethylase JMJ706-like isoform X3, whose protein sequence is MVEGRVCLSREAKNGLEFLRHKRLQRMKSRTADQTVSVSNMMTRSGGDALRPSSSCGVRLHGNTDSFYRSSGALNEKDAFSKRKVDKFDTTDLEWIDKIPECPVYRPTKEDFEDPLVYLHKIAPEASKYGICKIISPLSASVPAGVVLMKEKMGFKFTTRVQPLRLAEWDSDDKVTFFMSGRNYTFRDFEKMANKVFARRYCSAGCLPSSYLEKEFWHEIACGKTETVEYACDVDGSAFSSSPNDQLGKSKWNLKKLSRLPKSILRLLESEIPGVTDPMLYIGMLFSMFAWHVEDHYLYSINYHHCGASKTWYGIPGHAALEFEKVVREHVYTRDILSADGEDGAFDVLLGKTTLFPPNILLEHDVPVYKAVQKPGEFVITFPRAYHAGFSHGFNCGEAVNFAIGDWFPLGAVASRRYALLNRMPLLPHEELLCKEAMLLYTSLELEDPDYSSTDLASQHSMKLSFVNLMRFQHNARWALMKSRACTAIFPNSGGTVLCSLCKRDCYVAYLNCNCYLHPVCLRHDVNSLKLPCGSNHNHTLSLREDISEMEAAAKRFEQEEEIFQEILHAKSDDDISPLSDMFLISEEDGYYPYCEIDFGLVPGIPVATQDESPELEQTAPSQPPFNSGREYFRTEMSDASLSCAASTLCSFLKPVESSSIPRNVQGDAKFNLGDHVSRKFSEDISQNIHESCLSSLSCDECLSTHQNFHGSEVKPIVDQDSDDSDSEIFRVKRRSSVKVEKRNANDASSVKHFDHQRFILIKLEVISVDNKIRQNHLMWFDHV
- the LOC117933118 gene encoding lysine-specific demethylase JMJ706-like isoform X4 — its product is MVEGRVCLSREAKNGLEFLRHKRLQRMKSRTADQTVSVSNMMTRSGGDALRPSSSCGVRLHGNTDSFYRSSGALNEKDAFSKRKVDKFDTTDLEWIDKIPECPVYRPTKEDFEDPLVYLHKIAPEASKYGICKIISPLSASVPAGVVLMKEKMGFKFTTRVQPLRLAEWDSDDKVTFFMSGRNYTFRDFEKMANKVFARRYCSAGCLPSSYLEKEFWHEIACGKTETVEYACDVDGSAFSSSPNDQLGKSKWNLKKLSRLPKSILRLLESEIPGVTDPMLYIGMLFSMFAWHVEDHYLYSINYHHCGASKTWYGIPGHAALEFEKVVREHVYTRDILSADGEDGAFDVLLGKTTLFPPNILLEHDVPVYKAVQKPGEFVITFPRAYHAGFSHGFNCGEAVNFAIGDWFPLGAVASRRYALLNRMPLLPHEELLCKEAMLLYTSLELEDPDYSSTDLASQHSMKLSFVNLMRFQHNARWALMKSRACTAIFPNSGGTVLCSLCKRDCYVAYLNCNCYLHPVCLRHDVNSLKLPCGSNHNHTLSLREDISEMEAAAKRFEQEEEIFQEILHAKSDDDISPLSDMFLISEEDGYYPYCEIDFGLVPGIPVATQDESPELEQTAPSQPPFNSGREYFRTEMSDASLSCAASTLCSFLKPVESSSIPRNVQGDAKFNLGDHVSRKFSEDISQNIHESCLSSLSCDECLSTHQNFHGSEVKPIVDQDSDDSDSEIFRVKRRSSVKVEKRNANDASSVKHFDHQCVTHHIHDICRGLND
- the LOC117933118 gene encoding lysine-specific demethylase JMJ706-like isoform X1, which produces MVEGRVCLSREAKNGLEFLRHKRLQRMKSRTADQTVSVSNMMTRSGGDALRPSSSCGVRLHGNTDSFYRSSGALNEKDAFSKRKVDKFDTTDLEWIDKIPECPVYRPTKEDFEDPLVYLHKIAPEASKYGICKIISPLSASVPAGVVLMKEKMGFKFTTRVQPLRLAEWDSDDKVTFFMSGRNYTFRDFEKMANKVFARRYCSAGCLPSSYLEKEFWHEIACGKTETVEYACDVDGSAFSSSPNDQLGKSKWNLKKLSRLPKSILRLLESEIPGVTDPMLYIGMLFSMFAWHVEDHYLYSINYHHCGASKTWYGIPGHAALEFEKVVREHVYTRDILSADGEDGAFDVLLGKTTLFPPNILLEHDVPVYKAVQKPGEFVITFPRAYHAGFSHGFNCGEAVNFAIGDWFPLGAVASRRYALLNRMPLLPHEELLCKEAMLLYTSLELEDPDYSSTDLASQHSMKLSFVNLMRFQHNARWALMKSRACTAIFPNSGGTVLCSLCKRDCYVAYLNCNCYLHPVCLRHDVNSLKLPCGSNHNHTLSLREDISEMEAAAKRFEQEEEIFQEILHAKSDDDISPLSDMFLISEEDGYYPYCEIDFGLVPGIPVATQDESPELEQTAPSQPPFNSGREYFRTEMSDASLSCAASTLCSFLKPVESSSIPRNVQGDAKFNLGDHVSRKFSEDISQNIHESCLSSLSCDECLSTHQNFHGSEVKPIVDQDSDDSDSEIFRVKRRSSVKVEKRNANDASSVKHFDHQGLKRLKKLQPQGRCGQLPLSECSMTTEQNRSFSSSSHHSKRSTDNVPRDRFSAGTTMPISIKFKKMANEEAMSRQREHHRKDRFHDLGKTMREPPSIEIGPKRLKVRGPSFLGWESRLD